Proteins encoded in a region of the Peptococcus niger genome:
- the dnaB gene encoding replicative DNA helicase, translating into MSEWAQNLPPHSEEAESAVLAAMFRERDSIHEVVQLIKEEDFYLPENGIMFRVMVEMNEAAEPIDLITVTERLRKMNLLEKAGGLKRVAQVAGAIGSVYNCAHYAKIIREKSVLRKLIHATGHISDRSFEDADPVEEILDEAEKLVLDISQDRARGGLVPVGEIVDANLERLEKLSQQTGDLTGTPSGFVDLDHITSGWQKSDFIIIAARPAMGKTALCLNMASNAAMGDKGVPVAIFSLEMSKEQLVQRLISATAQVDQSYLRTGSLPEEDWAPLVAAIGPLAEAPIYIDDTPAISIRELRAKARRLQAEHPDLGLIIIDYLQLMGGSGKSENRQQEVSEISRSLKALARELDVPVIALSQLSRSVEATQDKRPALSHLRESGSLEQDADLVLFIYREEYYFPEETERQGIADIIIAKHRNGATGSVALSFQKEFTKFGNLAQYAEPPRDLS; encoded by the coding sequence ATGAGCGAATGGGCGCAAAATTTGCCGCCACACAGTGAAGAAGCGGAAAGTGCCGTATTGGCTGCGATGTTTCGAGAGCGCGACAGCATTCATGAAGTTGTGCAATTGATTAAAGAAGAGGATTTTTACCTTCCTGAAAACGGTATTATGTTTCGGGTCATGGTGGAGATGAATGAAGCCGCAGAGCCCATTGACTTGATCACCGTTACCGAACGGCTTCGTAAAATGAACTTGCTGGAAAAAGCCGGCGGTTTAAAGCGAGTGGCACAAGTCGCTGGTGCCATCGGTTCTGTTTACAACTGTGCGCATTACGCGAAAATTATTCGTGAAAAAAGCGTTTTGCGCAAATTGATCCATGCCACCGGGCACATTTCGGATCGGTCCTTTGAGGACGCAGACCCGGTGGAAGAAATTTTGGATGAAGCGGAAAAATTGGTGCTGGATATTTCACAGGACCGGGCGCGTGGCGGTTTGGTGCCGGTTGGCGAAATTGTCGATGCCAATTTGGAGCGGTTGGAAAAACTTTCCCAACAGACCGGTGATTTGACGGGTACCCCTTCAGGCTTCGTAGACTTAGACCATATTACATCCGGCTGGCAGAAGAGTGATTTTATCATCATTGCAGCCCGGCCAGCCATGGGGAAAACTGCCCTTTGTTTGAACATGGCGTCAAATGCGGCCATGGGCGATAAGGGGGTGCCGGTGGCGATCTTTTCTTTGGAAATGAGTAAAGAGCAATTGGTTCAGCGCTTGATTTCAGCCACCGCCCAGGTGGACCAATCTTACTTGCGCACTGGCTCATTGCCGGAAGAAGACTGGGCGCCCTTGGTGGCGGCCATAGGCCCCCTGGCTGAAGCGCCGATTTATATTGATGATACACCGGCCATCAGCATCCGTGAATTGCGGGCCAAGGCCCGGCGGTTACAGGCGGAACACCCGGATTTGGGCCTGATCATCATTGACTATCTGCAACTGATGGGCGGTAGCGGTAAAAGCGAAAACCGACAGCAGGAAGTTTCTGAGATATCCCGTTCGCTAAAAGCCTTAGCCCGCGAGCTGGATGTCCCGGTGATCGCCCTATCCCAGCTTTCCCGTTCTGTAGAGGCCACACAGGATAAACGCCCGGCCTTATCTCATTTACGGGAATCCGGTTCTTTGGAGCAAGATGCTGACCTGGTGCTCTTCATCTACCGGGAAGAGTATTATTTCCCTGAAGAAACGGAAAGACAAGGCATTGCAGACATCATCATCGCCAAACATAGAAATGGCGCAACCGGCTCTGTAGCCCTGTCTTTTCAAAAGGAATTCACCAAGTTTGGTAATCTGGCACAATACGCAGAACCGCCAAGGGACCTTTCATAA
- a CDS encoding VOC family protein, protein MQFRFLHNNINVTDLENSMAFYETTLGLKEVRRINSDDGSFTIVYLGDGESRHQLELTWLRDHPGPYDLGENEFHLAFEVDDFARAYVLHKQLDCIVFENPAMGIYFIADPDGYWIEILPENHGVEL, encoded by the coding sequence ATGCAATTTCGTTTTTTACACAACAACATCAATGTCACCGATTTGGAAAATTCGATGGCCTTCTACGAAACAACCCTGGGCCTTAAAGAGGTCCGCCGGATCAATTCTGATGACGGAAGTTTTACCATTGTTTATTTGGGCGATGGTGAAAGTCGCCACCAGCTTGAGTTAACATGGCTGCGGGACCACCCGGGTCCTTATGACTTAGGCGAAAATGAATTTCACTTGGCCTTTGAAGTAGACGATTTTGCTCGAGCTTACGTTTTACACAAGCAGCTGGATTGCATCGTTTTTGAAAATCCTGCCATGGGCATTTATTTCATTGCCGACCCGGACGGTTATTGGATCGAAATTTTACCGGAAAATCACGGTGTTGAACTTTAA
- a CDS encoding IMP dehydrogenase, with translation MAFIYDEPSHTFSEYLLLPGYTSAEHIPNQVSLKAPLCRFKKGDTPRLSVNIPLTSAVMQAVSNDTLAIALAQEGGISFIFGSQSIENQADMVRRVKKHKAGFVTSDSNLRPEDTLAHVLSLRQKTGHSTMAVTDDGGPNGKLLGIVTSRDYRLSRTPRDMQVKDFMTPFKDLIVGREDTTLPMANDLIWKHKLNQLPIIDKDGHLLYLIFRKDYDTNKDNPLELLDDRKRYICGAGINTRDYEDRIPALVEAGADALVIDSSEGFSEWQARTLQWAREHYGNDVIIGAGNVVDAEGFRFLADAGADFVKVGIGGGSICITREQKGIGRGQATAVIEVAEARQKYYEETGIYIPICSDGGIVYDYHITLALAMGADFVMLGRYFARFDESPSNKVHIGNSYMKEYWGEGSARARNWQRYDMGGDGKLSFEEGVDSYVPYAGALKDNVQLSLSKIRSTMCNCGAMSIQELQDKAKLTLVSATSIVEGGAHDVTLRNTDMDGSNHL, from the coding sequence ATGGCTTTTATTTACGATGAACCGTCTCATACTTTCAGTGAGTACTTACTCTTGCCCGGTTATACTTCAGCTGAACACATTCCAAATCAAGTATCCCTTAAAGCACCCCTGTGCCGTTTTAAAAAGGGCGACACCCCTAGACTGTCCGTCAATATTCCGCTGACATCTGCTGTAATGCAGGCGGTTTCAAACGATACCCTGGCCATCGCCCTGGCTCAAGAAGGGGGCATTTCTTTTATCTTCGGCTCCCAGTCTATTGAAAATCAGGCTGACATGGTCCGCCGGGTGAAGAAACATAAAGCCGGCTTCGTCACCAGCGATTCCAATTTGCGCCCGGAAGACACGCTGGCCCATGTGCTCTCCTTGCGGCAAAAAACCGGTCATTCAACCATGGCCGTAACCGATGACGGGGGACCGAACGGCAAGCTCCTGGGAATCGTAACCAGTCGTGACTACCGCCTTTCACGCACACCGCGCGATATGCAGGTCAAGGACTTCATGACCCCTTTTAAAGACTTAATCGTTGGCCGGGAAGATACAACGCTTCCGATGGCAAACGATTTGATTTGGAAACATAAATTAAACCAGCTGCCGATTATCGATAAAGACGGCCACCTCCTCTATTTGATTTTCCGTAAGGACTATGACACCAACAAGGATAATCCTTTAGAGCTTTTAGACGACCGTAAGCGCTATATTTGCGGCGCCGGTATCAACACCCGTGATTACGAAGACCGTATTCCGGCCTTGGTTGAAGCCGGAGCAGATGCGCTGGTCATCGACTCCTCTGAAGGGTTCAGCGAATGGCAGGCGCGTACGCTCCAATGGGCACGTGAACACTATGGGAACGATGTCATCATCGGTGCCGGCAATGTTGTTGACGCTGAAGGCTTTCGCTTCCTGGCAGATGCCGGCGCCGACTTTGTCAAAGTCGGGATTGGCGGCGGTTCCATCTGCATTACCCGGGAGCAAAAGGGCATTGGCCGGGGGCAAGCAACGGCGGTCATTGAGGTGGCAGAGGCGCGTCAAAAATACTACGAAGAAACGGGCATTTACATCCCCATTTGCTCAGATGGCGGAATTGTTTACGATTACCACATCACCCTGGCCTTGGCCATGGGCGCAGACTTCGTCATGTTGGGACGTTACTTTGCCCGCTTTGACGAAAGCCCGTCAAATAAGGTGCACATCGGCAACAGCTATATGAAAGAATATTGGGGAGAAGGGTCTGCCCGTGCGCGCAATTGGCAGCGCTACGACATGGGCGGCGACGGCAAGCTTTCATTCGAAGAAGGGGTTGACTCCTACGTTCCCTATGCCGGTGCCCTAAAAGATAATGTCCAGCTTTCCTTAAGCAAAATTCGCTCAACCATGTGCAATTGCGGCGCCATGTCCATTCAGGAATTACAGGACAAGGCCAAATTAACCTTGGTGAGCGCCACCTCTATCGTTGAAGGCGGCGCCCATGACGTCACCCTCCGCAATACAGACATGGATGGGTCTAACCACTTATAA
- a CDS encoding aryl-sulfate sulfotransferase: protein MARYTPSPWATQAAQRDRLMQLAAAHSFEDPCLVMDPFGRAPLSAVVCFHTDWPRSFTLEVAGLCRQTPRAKRHLIGVWGLPAGERTPVVLHDGAGDRTVLFAETPSIQGPAFSCDGDRADFFGVVFADGEKGPLAYDAAGRLRWCLTDPCSHVLAINRRGHFLTGAPLNPAPPHAGTAIWEIDPLGYLYREWRFGAGFSDDLLEIADGSLLVIGGDPGQGTVRNTLWKLLPDGHAQIFWQPDDQLRQLSQRTGQSGSDPVQLTSLYEDPEEGYIWVSAAALGMSFVLDPVTAACRQIFAERRLQGTFPEPAFCQVTYPADEYDPAALLPVPSGTVHLLSHRLAEGQGLPEVRLCTGLTCQSLWQGQNSSPVLNRLRPVDDAFLVHLGAVAKDNHPPAIYRAMEKAAVTSEGCLMRPDGKVLLEYSLAEAAADLRLFAPMTLKALNEEAVGILGSWQMPLQVDVALPVSAEEEGLDDCHGTIFQYGDALYVKASFYQGEAVALRLAQEDHTEWYYLPTNRRPYGSEWRYSVNEGIERPIIWRVPLADKTGRWTLALWVDGTLLHDRPIDLYAEAPGKG, encoded by the coding sequence ATGGCGCGCTATACGCCGTCTCCCTGGGCCACCCAAGCGGCTCAGCGAGACCGGCTGATGCAGCTGGCCGCCGCCCATTCGTTTGAGGACCCCTGCCTGGTGATGGACCCCTTTGGGCGGGCCCCCTTATCGGCGGTGGTCTGCTTTCATACGGATTGGCCCCGGTCCTTTACCCTTGAAGTGGCCGGTTTATGCCGGCAGACGCCTAGGGCTAAACGGCATTTGATTGGGGTCTGGGGGCTGCCTGCCGGTGAAAGAACGCCGGTTGTCCTTCATGACGGAGCAGGTGACCGCACCGTGTTGTTCGCTGAGACGCCGTCAATCCAGGGCCCGGCATTTTCCTGTGATGGTGACAGGGCTGACTTTTTTGGGGTTGTCTTCGCAGACGGTGAAAAAGGTCCGCTGGCTTATGATGCAGCAGGGCGTCTGCGGTGGTGCCTCACAGATCCCTGCAGCCATGTCCTGGCCATCAACCGGCGGGGGCATTTTTTGACCGGGGCCCCGCTCAATCCGGCACCGCCGCATGCGGGGACCGCCATCTGGGAAATAGATCCGTTGGGATACCTTTACCGAGAATGGCGGTTTGGCGCCGGCTTTTCTGATGATTTACTTGAAATAGCGGATGGCAGCTTATTGGTCATCGGCGGCGACCCGGGCCAAGGAACGGTCCGCAATACGCTTTGGAAACTTTTGCCGGATGGTCATGCGCAGATTTTTTGGCAACCGGACGACCAGCTGCGTCAATTGTCGCAGCGTACCGGACAAAGCGGCAGTGACCCGGTTCAATTGACCTCTCTTTATGAAGACCCGGAGGAGGGCTACATCTGGGTGAGTGCAGCCGCCTTGGGCATGAGTTTTGTGCTGGATCCGGTCACCGCTGCTTGCCGGCAAATTTTTGCTGAGCGCCGGTTACAGGGGACCTTTCCGGAGCCAGCTTTTTGTCAGGTAACCTACCCGGCCGACGAATATGACCCGGCGGCCTTGCTTCCGGTGCCCAGCGGAACGGTACACTTGCTGTCCCATCGTTTGGCGGAGGGGCAGGGCTTGCCGGAGGTGCGTCTTTGCACAGGCTTGACCTGTCAGTCCCTTTGGCAGGGTCAGAACAGTTCTCCGGTTCTCAACCGTTTGCGCCCGGTGGATGACGCTTTTCTGGTCCACCTGGGGGCTGTTGCAAAAGACAATCATCCGCCGGCCATTTATCGGGCCATGGAGAAGGCAGCCGTTACCAGTGAAGGTTGCCTGATGAGGCCGGATGGAAAGGTCCTGCTGGAATATAGCTTGGCAGAGGCCGCTGCTGACCTGCGCCTCTTTGCACCGATGACCTTAAAAGCCCTGAATGAAGAGGCCGTGGGCATACTCGGTAGCTGGCAAATGCCACTTCAGGTGGATGTTGCCCTGCCGGTCAGCGCTGAGGAAGAAGGCTTGGATGACTGTCATGGGACGATTTTTCAATACGGAGATGCCCTATATGTTAAGGCCAGCTTTTACCAAGGCGAGGCGGTGGCCTTGCGATTGGCACAAGAGGACCACACAGAGTGGTATTACCTGCCAACCAATCGCCGTCCTTATGGCAGCGAATGGCGCTACAGCGTGAATGAAGGGATTGAACGCCCTATTATTTGGCGGGTGCCCCTGGCAGACAAAACCGGCCGCTGGACCCTGGCGTTATGGGTTGACGGCACCCTGCTCCACGATAGGCCGATTGACCTATATGCGGAGGCACCGGGTAAGGGTTAA
- a CDS encoding DUF3783 domain-containing protein, translating into MIWMYNMDALSDKDRVQLMNVLNGLNEPWRQLSPGDLLLTVQEILDNGQGQLNKEPDDAPDVPFMLMDLDDPLLDQLLAGLRDREIDLPYKAMVTDNNRTYLLGDLVRHIQEEDREVRALVKLQRLMKGTTAFEEKDYDAASWQAFQAVYQEAEDALQRAKTGDMTPDEAEAILKNFNMSVLNLIGQA; encoded by the coding sequence ATGATCTGGATGTATAATATGGACGCCCTATCAGATAAGGATCGGGTGCAATTGATGAATGTATTGAACGGTTTAAATGAACCCTGGCGGCAGTTGAGCCCCGGCGATTTATTGTTAACGGTGCAGGAAATATTGGACAACGGCCAGGGGCAATTGAACAAAGAGCCTGATGATGCGCCGGATGTTCCCTTTATGTTGATGGACCTGGATGACCCCCTGCTGGATCAACTCCTGGCCGGCTTGCGTGACCGAGAAATTGACCTGCCCTATAAGGCCATGGTGACTGATAATAATCGGACCTATTTGCTGGGAGACCTGGTCCGCCACATCCAAGAAGAAGACCGGGAGGTTCGGGCACTGGTCAAACTTCAGCGGCTCATGAAAGGGACCACCGCTTTTGAGGAAAAAGATTATGATGCGGCCTCCTGGCAGGCCTTTCAAGCGGTTTATCAAGAAGCCGAAGATGCCTTACAACGGGCAAAGACCGGCGATATGACGCCTGATGAAGCGGAAGCCATCTTAAAAAATTTTAATATGAGTGTCTTAAATTTGATTGGACAGGCGTAA
- a CDS encoding thiamine diphosphokinase translates to MIQLTETLLNPEVTRRGLLITGGRPPSPPLIDQARQCCHFTLCADSGAACLFRMGIFPDLIIGDMDSLAPDIYAELQKSHCQTVVLPTEKDYTDTQVALEWLFDHDYEEVVLLGGTGSRWDHSAGNGFLLTGFGRRNKPIVMWDAVNAMRYISPGHYRVPASDHRLSLVPTDDAGIGLSLSGLYYPLEGADVPFGQSLLISNEFSEPYASIELMRGDAWLFVSRDA, encoded by the coding sequence ATGATCCAGCTGACAGAAACCCTATTAAACCCTGAGGTGACTCGGCGGGGCTTGCTGATTACCGGTGGAAGGCCACCGTCGCCACCGCTTATTGACCAGGCCCGCCAATGCTGTCATTTTACCCTTTGTGCTGACAGCGGTGCGGCCTGCTTGTTTCGTATGGGAATTTTTCCCGACCTGATCATCGGCGATATGGATTCACTGGCGCCGGATATTTATGCGGAGCTGCAGAAATCACATTGTCAAACGGTGGTTTTGCCGACAGAAAAGGATTACACGGATACCCAAGTGGCGCTCGAATGGCTCTTTGACCATGACTATGAAGAAGTGGTGCTGTTGGGCGGTACGGGCAGCCGTTGGGACCATAGTGCCGGCAACGGCTTTTTGCTGACCGGCTTTGGCCGACGGAACAAGCCCATTGTGATGTGGGATGCGGTCAATGCCATGCGCTATATTTCGCCGGGACACTACCGGGTGCCCGCTTCGGACCACCGCCTGAGCCTGGTACCGACAGATGATGCAGGGATAGGCTTGAGCCTGTCGGGCTTATATTATCCGCTGGAAGGGGCGGATGTCCCTTTTGGCCAAAGCCTCTTAATCAGCAATGAATTTTCTGAGCCCTATGCCAGCATTGAGCTGATGCGCGGCGATGCCTGGCTTTTTGTCAGCCGTGACGCTTGA
- a CDS encoding HAD family hydrolase has translation MQAAIFDMDGTLVDSMPYWRHHLACILAENGVDYGAEMDRLVNRHGAFDLLMEALLPKHPDITRTEVIDLYQGRMQADYLTRIQPKEGALAYLSFLRERGIACCIATATPRYLYEPMLTRTGLADLVDFSITVAEIGKGKREPDIFLYCAKRYGLTAGDCAVFEDTLSALRTAAQADFYTVGVADPSAVGDEEAIETCCNRYIHSFSELAEAPLPFRRHHG, from the coding sequence ATGCAGGCAGCTATTTTTGACATGGACGGAACATTGGTGGATTCCATGCCCTATTGGCGACATCATTTGGCCTGTATTTTAGCCGAAAACGGTGTCGACTACGGGGCAGAGATGGACCGGCTGGTCAATCGGCACGGGGCTTTTGATTTGTTGATGGAAGCCCTCTTGCCCAAGCATCCGGACATTACCCGGACCGAGGTCATTGACCTATACCAGGGCCGGATGCAGGCGGATTACCTGACCCGGATACAGCCTAAAGAAGGGGCCCTGGCTTACTTATCCTTTTTACGGGAACGAGGCATTGCCTGCTGCATCGCCACCGCTACGCCGCGCTACCTTTACGAACCCATGTTGACCCGTACCGGCTTAGCCGATCTGGTTGATTTTTCCATCACGGTTGCGGAAATCGGTAAGGGCAAGCGCGAACCGGATATCTTTTTATATTGCGCCAAGCGTTATGGCTTGACAGCCGGTGATTGTGCTGTTTTTGAAGACACCCTATCGGCACTGCGCACCGCAGCCCAAGCGGACTTTTACACCGTTGGCGTGGCCGATCCCTCTGCCGTCGGCGATGAGGAGGCCATTGAAACCTGCTGCAACCGTTACATTCATTCCTTTAGCGAGCTGGCAGAAGCCCCCCTGCCCTTTAGGAGGCACCATGGATAA
- a CDS encoding C39 family peptidase → MSGLKWIVRLLALLIILGTIFVLRPVQLEVPYESQLPTLPNGCEAVSLAMVSSYYMAPIDGASLVNNYLDKGPIGTTDPHEAYVGDPYGDGYYAYQAVIARTAQAYFDDCHLPLKAKAPLVTDPWRLAFHLQRGEPSLVWITVDDKNPRRDPNVTWQLGDKSYSPYTNLHVAVLDGINWRSVHLSDPQNGAREMPLWLFLKNYVLMGMRAVIVTH, encoded by the coding sequence GTGAGTGGCTTGAAATGGATCGTGCGCCTCTTGGCGCTTTTGATTATTTTAGGAACAATTTTTGTCTTGCGACCGGTGCAATTGGAAGTCCCTTATGAAAGTCAATTGCCGACCTTGCCCAATGGCTGTGAAGCGGTATCTTTAGCCATGGTATCGTCTTATTATATGGCCCCCATTGACGGGGCAAGCCTTGTCAACAACTATTTGGACAAGGGCCCGATTGGGACTACCGATCCGCATGAGGCCTATGTCGGAGACCCCTACGGTGACGGCTATTACGCCTACCAGGCGGTCATTGCGCGAACGGCGCAGGCTTACTTTGACGATTGTCACCTGCCCTTAAAGGCCAAGGCACCGCTGGTAACAGACCCTTGGCGGCTGGCCTTTCATTTGCAACGGGGAGAGCCGTCCCTGGTTTGGATTACGGTGGACGATAAAAATCCGCGCCGCGATCCTAACGTGACCTGGCAGCTGGGCGATAAATCCTATTCGCCCTATACCAACTTGCACGTGGCCGTTCTTGACGGCATCAATTGGCGGTCTGTCCACTTGTCCGATCCGCAGAATGGCGCGCGGGAAATGCCGCTCTGGCTTTTTTTGAAAAATTATGTCCTGATGGGGATGCGGGCGGTAATCGTGACCCATTAG
- a CDS encoding SanA/YdcF family protein: MSQDSKAGRLITGLFSKLWHLFATILILILLITTIFIGINIYVLAQGSNNLWAPNELADKNTDLILVLGAGLNADGKPSPMLAERLDTAAALYKNKAGRKLLLSGDTDQNYYDETKAMQTYLKEAGIPEKAMEIDPDGTNTYNSVLRAKNKFNAHRVIVVSQQYHLYRALNIAKTLDLKAYGVPADQHPWEGRQVYESREFWARIKDVLQSHSENWPLLIKDGLNAGIDWSRDHVAQPIFNFDAKKK; the protein is encoded by the coding sequence ATGTCTCAAGACAGTAAAGCCGGCCGCTTGATCACCGGTTTATTTTCAAAACTATGGCACCTATTTGCAACGATCCTCATTTTAATTTTACTCATTACCACTATTTTTATCGGTATTAACATCTACGTTTTAGCGCAAGGCAGCAATAATCTTTGGGCCCCAAACGAATTGGCCGACAAAAATACAGACCTCATCCTGGTCCTGGGGGCCGGTTTAAATGCCGACGGCAAGCCCAGTCCAATGCTTGCAGAACGGCTGGATACCGCAGCGGCCTTATACAAAAATAAAGCCGGTCGAAAGCTTCTCCTGTCCGGCGATACCGACCAAAATTATTACGATGAAACAAAGGCCATGCAGACCTATTTAAAAGAGGCCGGCATTCCTGAAAAGGCCATGGAAATTGATCCGGACGGCACCAACACCTACAATTCCGTCTTGCGCGCTAAAAATAAATTTAACGCCCATAGGGTCATCGTCGTCAGCCAGCAGTACCATCTCTACCGGGCTTTAAATATCGCCAAGACCCTAGACCTAAAAGCTTACGGGGTCCCGGCTGATCAACATCCCTGGGAGGGTCGCCAGGTCTACGAAAGTCGTGAGTTCTGGGCCCGCATCAAAGATGTCCTGCAAAGCCACAGCGAAAATTGGCCCCTCCTCATTAAAGACGGACTGAACGCCGGCATTGACTGGTCGCGCGACCACGTTGCCCAACCGATTTTCAATTTTGATGCCAAGAAAAAATAA
- a CDS encoding DUF554 domain-containing protein — protein sequence MPGTLVNAGAIVLGALLGLLLKRGLPTEVRNLVMQVNGLVVMMIGLKMALESPNDVVLVVGLSIGALIGTALRLDDRLNHLGMTIKARLRVQDSNFVDGFVSASLIFCIGAMAIVGSFEAGVNHNYDVLFVKATIDGIMSIVLASTLGVGVAFSGAAVFLYQGGLTLLAGVLEPVLTDQVIAYMSSSGGLLIVAIGLSVAGIKEFKTANLLPGMFICGLLGYFV from the coding sequence ATGCCGGGAACGCTTGTAAATGCGGGGGCCATCGTTTTAGGGGCCCTCTTGGGGCTCCTCTTGAAGCGGGGACTGCCGACGGAAGTGCGCAACCTGGTCATGCAGGTAAACGGTTTGGTGGTGATGATGATTGGCTTGAAAATGGCCCTCGAATCACCGAATGATGTGGTGCTGGTGGTGGGCTTATCCATTGGTGCCCTTATCGGCACGGCCTTGCGGCTGGATGACCGCCTAAACCATTTGGGCATGACGATTAAGGCCCGCCTGCGGGTGCAAGATTCGAATTTTGTAGATGGGTTTGTGTCCGCATCGCTGATTTTTTGCATTGGGGCCATGGCCATCGTCGGTTCTTTTGAAGCCGGTGTCAATCATAATTATGACGTATTGTTTGTGAAAGCCACCATTGACGGCATTATGTCGATTGTCCTAGCATCGACTCTGGGTGTCGGCGTGGCTTTTTCCGGGGCGGCGGTCTTCCTTTACCAGGGGGGCTTGACCCTCTTGGCAGGGGTTTTAGAGCCGGTCTTAACCGACCAGGTGATTGCTTACATGTCTTCGTCCGGTGGGCTTTTAATTGTGGCCATTGGCTTATCGGTGGCGGGCATTAAGGAATTTAAGACAGCAAATTTATTGCCCGGCATGTTTATTTGCGGCTTGCTGGGTTATTTCGTTTAA
- a CDS encoding epoxyqueuosine reductase QueH — protein sequence MSANLSKRRYDQELSRLIEGLGGSRPLLYLHSCCGPCSSAILAYLAPFFQITVYFDNPNISPRAEYDKRLFYQQKVIDALPEEYDIQLATGLYDPTRFQQAVAGYTHLGEGSERCFHCYAFRMRAAAEAAKKAGADYFASTLSISPYKNAEKINAIGESIGEQLGIAHLPNDFKKKAGYQKSIAFCKAEGIYRQSYCGCPYSYREWQERLAAQAEAGRE from the coding sequence ATGTCAGCAAATCTATCCAAACGTCGGTATGATCAGGAGCTGTCGCGGTTGATTGAAGGGCTTGGGGGCAGCCGGCCCTTATTGTATTTGCATTCCTGCTGCGGACCGTGCTCATCGGCCATTTTAGCCTATTTGGCGCCTTTTTTTCAGATCACGGTTTATTTTGATAACCCGAACATTTCGCCGCGGGCAGAGTATGACAAGCGGCTGTTCTATCAACAAAAAGTCATCGATGCCTTGCCGGAGGAATATGACATCCAGCTGGCAACGGGGCTGTATGATCCAACCCGCTTCCAACAGGCAGTGGCAGGCTATACCCACTTGGGTGAGGGCAGTGAACGCTGCTTCCACTGCTATGCCTTCCGCATGCGGGCGGCGGCAGAAGCGGCGAAAAAAGCCGGGGCTGATTATTTTGCTTCAACACTTTCCATCAGCCCCTATAAAAACGCTGAGAAGATCAACGCCATCGGGGAAAGCATCGGCGAACAGCTGGGGATTGCCCACTTGCCGAATGACTTTAAGAAAAAAGCTGGCTATCAGAAAAGCATTGCCTTTTGTAAAGCAGAAGGCATTTACCGCCAGTCCTATTGCGGCTGTCCCTATTCATACCGGGAATGGCAGGAGCGGTTGGCGGCGCAAGCAGAGGCGGGCCGTGAGTAG
- a CDS encoding GNAT family N-acetyltransferase yields the protein MVKVQWGMPAEAEAIRRTVFIEEQAFVEEFDALDDLALHLVVYDDDVPVGTARVFSNPDEPEIYRIGRVAVSKRSRKSGAGRRVMALAEALILAQGGQRVELHAQAQAKGFYEKCGYQQQGPGFMEEDCPHVLMVKELVLR from the coding sequence ATGGTGAAAGTACAATGGGGAATGCCAGCGGAGGCGGAGGCAATTCGCCGGACGGTTTTTATAGAAGAACAGGCTTTTGTTGAAGAGTTTGATGCGCTGGATGACCTGGCCTTGCATCTTGTCGTTTACGATGATGATGTGCCGGTGGGGACAGCGCGTGTTTTTTCGAATCCGGATGAGCCGGAGATTTACCGGATTGGGCGTGTTGCGGTATCCAAGCGGTCGCGGAAAAGCGGTGCCGGACGGCGGGTGATGGCGCTGGCGGAAGCCTTAATACTGGCCCAAGGCGGCCAGCGTGTTGAATTACATGCCCAGGCCCAGGCCAAGGGCTTTTATGAAAAATGTGGCTATCAGCAGCAGGGGCCGGGTTTCATGGAAGAGGATTGCCCGCATGTGCTGATGGTTAAAGAATTGGTCTTGAGGTGA